From Vagococcus jeotgali, one genomic window encodes:
- a CDS encoding patatin-like phospholipase family protein, with amino-acid sequence MLKEWYPSHMQELKGHHPKEWFPFFKSNQEALKQMSQNVLGLRDEQLLFGWYHGHNLLCVCDTDIINQTLVIKNVLVVSPKFHWQDFFEMLLHAGKSRRLDHIFIPIIKDPIFSAKPLFDLGFKKEKTSQGEGYSYSLEYHTGIVLGGGGAKGAYQIGAWEALREIGIDYRVVTGTSVGALNGAFFVQGDIENAKIMWEDIDTSKILAIPTDEEETNREHLISGVKSLTLSALKENGVDTTPLLDMITKLIDPEKLEQTDKDFFFITTQAPKMEEIVVSLKETPANMLNRWLLASSSFYPAMSACEIDGHYYVDGGYRNNIPRDVALKQNVSELIVINVKGPGFLKPTRVPKTVVETDIETRWGLGPVLLFDKDRSAWNIKQGYFDTMKAFYKLQGTWYTFSNEHFKKNSLALSKEFLHFIQTDPNLKSVGRKVTWKWLEQKQIAPETLGVYLLEETAKLLDVDPTRLFTFDELSKEVITLFDKTHVTPDESMLLSVGEMLSGYMKQVTPLSEMKLLEMAYHLCESHADNLAHVFDVTWKTMLQAMFIIFLKEKKQ; translated from the coding sequence ATGTTAAAAGAATGGTATCCATCACATATGCAAGAATTAAAAGGACATCACCCAAAAGAATGGTTTCCTTTTTTTAAATCAAATCAAGAGGCTCTAAAACAGATGAGTCAAAATGTGCTCGGATTACGTGATGAGCAACTGTTGTTTGGTTGGTATCACGGCCATAATTTGTTATGTGTATGTGATACAGATATAATTAATCAAACTCTAGTAATTAAAAATGTATTAGTGGTGTCACCTAAATTTCACTGGCAAGATTTCTTTGAGATGTTGCTTCATGCGGGGAAATCAAGAAGATTAGATCATATTTTTATTCCTATTATTAAGGATCCCATTTTTTCAGCTAAGCCGCTTTTTGATTTGGGCTTTAAAAAAGAAAAAACATCACAGGGTGAAGGTTACAGCTACTCTTTAGAGTACCATACAGGCATTGTCCTTGGTGGTGGAGGTGCTAAAGGTGCTTATCAAATTGGCGCTTGGGAAGCTTTGAGGGAGATTGGGATTGATTATCGAGTCGTCACAGGAACGTCTGTTGGTGCTTTAAATGGGGCCTTCTTTGTTCAGGGTGATATTGAAAATGCTAAAATCATGTGGGAAGATATTGATACTAGTAAAATTTTAGCTATCCCAACTGATGAAGAAGAAACAAACAGAGAGCATTTAATTTCTGGTGTGAAATCTTTGACGTTGTCAGCGTTAAAAGAAAATGGGGTAGACACGACTCCTTTACTTGATATGATTACTAAGTTGATTGATCCAGAAAAATTAGAACAAACAGATAAAGATTTTTTCTTTATCACAACTCAAGCCCCTAAAATGGAAGAAATAGTCGTATCGTTAAAAGAGACACCAGCCAATATGTTAAATAGATGGTTATTAGCATCTTCCTCTTTTTACCCAGCTATGTCAGCTTGTGAGATAGATGGGCATTATTATGTAGATGGTGGTTACCGAAATAATATTCCTAGAGATGTTGCCTTAAAGCAAAACGTGAGTGAACTAATTGTAATTAACGTTAAAGGCCCAGGGTTTTTAAAGCCTACACGAGTACCTAAAACGGTTGTAGAAACTGACATTGAAACGAGATGGGGACTTGGGCCTGTATTGTTATTTGATAAAGACAGATCTGCTTGGAATATCAAGCAAGGTTATTTTGATACTATGAAAGCTTTTTATAAGCTTCAAGGAACATGGTATACCTTTAGTAATGAGCATTTTAAGAAAAATAGCTTAGCATTATCTAAAGAGTTTTTACACTTTATTCAGACGGATCCTAACCTTAAAAGTGTTGGGAGAAAAGTCACATGGAAGTGGTTGGAACAAAAACAAATTGCACCCGAAACATTGGGGGTATATTTGCTTGAGGAAACGGCTAAATTATTAGATGTTGATCCCACCCGGTTATTTACTTTTGATGAGCTATCAAAAGAAGTGATCACTTTGTTTGACAAAACACATGTCACACCAGATGAGTCGATGTTACTTTCAGTAGGTGAGATGTTATCTGGTTATATGAAGCAGGTAACACCTTTATCAGAAATGAAATTACTTGAAATGGCGTATCATTTATGTGAGAGCCATGCAGATAACTTGGCACATGTTTTTGACGTGACATGGAAAACGATGCTTCAAGCAATGTTTATTATATTTTTAAAGGAGAAAAAACAATGA
- a CDS encoding YdbC family protein: protein MSQEFSYEIVEEIVVLSENPKGWRKELNLVSWNGRPPKFDLRDWAPDHEKMGKGITLSNEEFQQLKKALSEM from the coding sequence ATGAGTCAAGAATTTTCATATGAAATAGTAGAAGAGATTGTCGTCTTATCAGAAAATCCTAAGGGGTGGCGTAAGGAGTTAAACTTAGTAAGTTGGAATGGTCGTCCTCCTAAATTTGATTTGAGAGACTGGGCACCAGATCATGAAAAAATGGGTAAAGGAATTACCTTAAGCAATGAAGAATTCCAACAATTAAAAAAAGCGTTAAGTGAGATGTAG
- a CDS encoding YicC/YloC family endoribonuclease: MNSMTGYARVEKSMLDIQITIEMKSVNHRFFDGQFKMPKELNALEIEMKRLLKASCTRGRIECVININKEHTKGKSLTINQQALESLACELEGLKEDHPHLSLSVSSFLTGGVMHPGLVEAIDSKIDEDVLWHVTMEAFKECTELLEKSRKKEGQALGVIFLNQLDIIQDKTSDIIDCTKEFQDQYTTRLSKKMLELFDGRQIDEQRILTEVALLVERGDITEELDRLNVHVLNMRELLNKVGPLGKEMDFIIQEMNREVNTIGSKSSVMTIKEMVVSLKLCIEQMREQVQNIE; this comes from the coding sequence ATGAATAGTATGACAGGGTATGCTCGTGTAGAAAAAAGTATGTTAGATATTCAAATAACTATTGAAATGAAATCAGTGAATCATCGTTTTTTTGATGGTCAGTTTAAAATGCCAAAAGAGCTAAATGCTTTAGAAATAGAGATGAAGCGTTTATTAAAAGCATCTTGCACTAGAGGGCGAATTGAGTGTGTCATTAATATCAACAAAGAGCATACTAAAGGAAAATCCTTAACGATTAACCAACAAGCTTTAGAGAGTTTAGCCTGTGAATTAGAAGGGTTAAAGGAGGATCATCCTCATTTATCACTTTCTGTGAGCTCATTTTTAACAGGTGGTGTGATGCACCCTGGATTAGTTGAAGCAATTGATTCCAAAATAGATGAAGATGTATTATGGCATGTGACAATGGAAGCATTCAAGGAATGCACAGAGCTTTTAGAGAAGAGTCGTAAAAAAGAAGGGCAAGCACTAGGTGTTATTTTTTTAAATCAATTAGACATAATTCAAGATAAAACAAGTGATATTATTGATTGTACTAAAGAGTTTCAAGACCAATATACCACTCGTTTATCTAAAAAAATGTTAGAGTTATTTGACGGCCGTCAAATTGATGAGCAAAGAATTTTAACTGAGGTAGCTCTTTTAGTTGAAAGAGGAGATATCACAGAGGAGTTAGACCGTTTAAATGTTCACGTCCTTAATATGAGGGAGTTATTAAATAAGGTAGGTCCGTTAGGTAAAGAAATGGACTTTATTATTCAAGAGATGAACCGAGAAGTGAATACCATTGGCTCAAAATCTAGTGTGATGACTATTAAAGAGATGGTTGTTTCTTTAAAACTTTGTATAGAACAAATGCGTGAACAAGTTCAAAATATTGAATAA
- the gmk gene encoding guanylate kinase, with translation MSEQGLLIVLSGPSGVGKGTVRKALFDQEDNQFEYSISMTTRDKRVGEVDGVDYFFRTREEFEKLIEEGRMLEYAEYVGNYYGTPLDYVEETRNSGKDVFLEIEVQGAMKVKEKVPDGVFIFLTPPDFSELKSRIINRGTDDLSVINERMTVAKAEIEMMRHYDYAVVNDQVDLAVDRIKKIIESEHYRVDHVIDRYENMLEEM, from the coding sequence ATGTCAGAGCAAGGGTTATTAATTGTATTATCAGGTCCATCAGGTGTAGGTAAAGGGACAGTTAGAAAAGCATTGTTTGATCAAGAAGACAACCAGTTTGAGTATTCTATTTCCATGACAACAAGAGACAAGCGCGTTGGTGAAGTAGACGGAGTGGATTATTTCTTTAGGACAAGAGAAGAGTTTGAAAAATTAATTGAAGAGGGCCGGATGCTTGAATATGCAGAGTACGTTGGTAATTACTACGGAACACCTTTAGATTATGTGGAAGAAACACGTAATAGTGGTAAAGATGTTTTTTTAGAAATTGAAGTCCAAGGTGCGATGAAGGTCAAAGAGAAAGTTCCAGATGGTGTGTTTATCTTCTTAACCCCTCCTGATTTTAGTGAGTTAAAATCACGTATTATTAATCGTGGGACAGATGATTTATCTGTGATAAATGAGAGAATGACCGTTGCTAAAGCTGAAATAGAAATGATGCGTCATTATGATTATGCTGTTGTAAACGATCAAGTTGATTTAGCAGTTGATCGTATTAAAAAAATTATTGAAAGCGAGCATTACCGTGTTGATCACGTGATTGATCGCTATGAAAATATGTTAGAGGAGATGTAG
- the rpoZ gene encoding DNA-directed RNA polymerase subunit omega — translation MLYPSIDTLLEQIDSKYSLVILSSKRAHELDEGAQPVIEPDKFVSVKNVGRALEEIADGDVVVDPNPELKRELIRRQEEEKRALKRREHQELEARIQMENKL, via the coding sequence ATGTTATACCCATCAATTGATACATTGTTAGAACAAATCGATTCAAAGTATTCTTTAGTTATTTTATCTAGTAAACGAGCTCATGAGTTAGATGAGGGAGCACAACCAGTTATTGAACCAGACAAGTTTGTATCTGTGAAAAATGTTGGACGTGCTTTAGAGGAAATTGCTGATGGAGATGTGGTTGTTGACCCAAATCCAGAATTGAAAAGAGAATTAATCCGTCGTCAAGAAGAAGAAAAAAGAGCTCTTAAAAGACGTGAGCATCAAGAATTAGAAGCTCGCATTCAAATGGAAAACAAACTGTAA
- the priA gene encoding primosomal protein N', which translates to MKRIAHVIVDVPTMQTDQPFSYLIPDHLASLVDVGIRVEVPFGNGNRHIQGFVVAIEEHQDGVDDNQLKPLIDVLDLAPVLNDELLLLAQDMAKTTYSFKITCLQTMLPSVMRSTYNKYLVVKEAIPEIIDEEVFLGLARRDWEEIKNSPYLAELHKLRQNGQIDIQYEVTTKNKIKTMSVVSSNKSPSEFIEIKQNLRKNAHQKHRLVDFFIEHTVGEFTIKELVDIHDLSRQVIREAVDLGWLIQREEEVYRDPYKHKSFKPDQALILNDEQQSALDKVSASMDERVSDVFLLEGITGSGKTEVYLQAIAKAVEKGETAIMLVPEISLTPQTVERFKRRFGDKVAVLHSGLSQGEKYDEWRKIERKEAQVVVGARSAVFAPLENIGLIIIDEEHETSYKQDESPRYHARDLAIWRGDYHKCPVLLGSATPSLESRARAQKDVYKLLKLTKRASENAILPTVEVVDMRQEMMEGTGGSFSRTLMSGIENRLEKKEQIVLLLNRRGYSSFIMCRDCGYVLPCPNCDISLTLHMDTKTMKCHYCGHEEAIPNKCPVCDSRKIRYYGTGTQKVEEELQDLLPQARILRMDVDTTRKKGSHERLLEKFGTHDADILLGTQMIAKGLDFPNVTLVGVLNADTALNLPDFRASERTFQLLTQVSGRAGRGDKQGEVVIQTFNPKNYAIVLATSQDYDKFYQHEMQLRHRGNYPPYYFTVQLVVSHEEEVVAAKKMYEIVVLLKDYLSNKAIILGPTPKSVARVNKRYYYQTVLKYRFEPRLEEALQKILQDSQVDIRKGLRVSIDTEPQHFI; encoded by the coding sequence GTGAAAAGAATAGCGCATGTAATTGTAGATGTTCCAACTATGCAAACTGATCAACCCTTTAGTTATCTGATTCCAGATCATTTGGCATCTCTTGTTGATGTGGGGATACGTGTTGAGGTTCCTTTTGGTAATGGTAATAGGCATATTCAAGGTTTTGTCGTGGCAATTGAGGAGCATCAAGATGGTGTTGATGATAATCAGCTGAAGCCCTTAATTGATGTACTAGATTTAGCTCCTGTTTTAAATGATGAACTGTTATTATTAGCACAAGACATGGCTAAGACGACTTATTCTTTTAAAATCACGTGTCTACAAACGATGTTGCCTAGTGTTATGCGCTCAACTTATAACAAATACCTCGTTGTAAAAGAAGCAATTCCTGAGATAATAGACGAAGAAGTTTTCTTAGGTTTAGCTAGAAGAGATTGGGAAGAGATCAAAAATAGCCCTTATTTAGCTGAATTACATAAGTTGCGCCAAAATGGACAAATCGACATTCAGTATGAGGTAACGACTAAAAATAAAATCAAAACAATGTCTGTCGTGTCTTCCAATAAAAGCCCATCTGAATTTATAGAGATAAAACAAAATTTGCGTAAAAATGCTCACCAAAAACATCGTTTAGTTGACTTTTTTATAGAGCATACTGTGGGAGAATTTACCATTAAGGAATTAGTAGACATCCATGATTTATCCCGCCAAGTCATAAGAGAAGCAGTTGATTTAGGCTGGCTGATTCAAAGAGAAGAAGAAGTTTACCGTGACCCTTATAAGCATAAATCTTTTAAACCAGATCAGGCTTTGATATTAAATGATGAGCAGCAATCAGCTTTAGACAAGGTGAGTGCATCCATGGATGAACGTGTTTCTGATGTCTTTTTATTAGAAGGAATCACAGGTAGTGGTAAAACAGAAGTTTACTTGCAAGCTATTGCCAAAGCAGTTGAAAAAGGTGAGACGGCAATTATGTTAGTGCCAGAAATTTCTTTAACCCCACAAACTGTTGAGCGTTTTAAGCGCCGATTTGGAGATAAGGTCGCGGTACTTCATAGTGGGTTATCTCAAGGTGAGAAATATGATGAGTGGCGAAAAATTGAGCGTAAAGAAGCACAAGTTGTAGTTGGAGCCAGATCAGCAGTTTTTGCTCCTTTAGAAAATATTGGCTTAATTATTATTGATGAAGAGCACGAGACAAGCTATAAACAAGATGAATCTCCTAGGTATCATGCTAGAGATTTAGCTATTTGGCGTGGGGATTATCATAAATGTCCCGTACTACTTGGAAGTGCCACGCCGTCCTTAGAATCAAGAGCCAGAGCTCAAAAGGATGTTTACAAGCTTCTTAAATTAACTAAAAGAGCTAGTGAAAATGCTATTTTACCTACTGTTGAAGTCGTTGATATGCGTCAAGAAATGATGGAAGGTACAGGTGGCAGTTTTTCAAGAACCTTAATGTCAGGTATTGAAAATCGTCTTGAAAAAAAAGAGCAAATTGTGTTACTTCTTAATAGACGTGGTTATTCTTCTTTTATTATGTGCCGAGATTGTGGGTACGTCTTGCCTTGTCCTAATTGTGATATTTCTTTGACGCTTCATATGGATACTAAAACGATGAAATGTCATTATTGTGGTCATGAAGAAGCCATTCCAAATAAATGTCCTGTTTGTGATAGCCGAAAAATTCGTTATTATGGTACGGGAACCCAAAAAGTCGAAGAAGAACTACAAGATTTGTTACCTCAAGCTAGAATTTTACGTATGGATGTGGATACGACACGTAAAAAAGGAAGTCATGAACGACTTTTAGAAAAATTTGGGACACATGATGCTGATATTTTACTTGGTACTCAAATGATTGCCAAAGGCCTTGATTTTCCAAATGTCACTTTAGTTGGTGTATTAAATGCTGATACAGCTCTTAATTTACCAGACTTTAGAGCTAGTGAGCGAACTTTTCAGCTATTAACCCAGGTGAGCGGGCGAGCTGGTCGGGGGGATAAGCAAGGAGAAGTTGTGATTCAAACCTTTAATCCTAAAAATTATGCTATTGTTCTAGCTACTTCACAAGATTATGATAAGTTTTATCAACATGAAATGCAGCTAAGGCACCGAGGGAATTATCCGCCTTATTATTTCACTGTTCAATTAGTAGTAAGTCATGAAGAAGAAGTGGTAGCTGCTAAAAAAATGTATGAAATTGTCGTTTTACTAAAAGATTACTTATCTAATAAAGCGATTATTTTAGGACCAACCCCTAAAAGTGTAGCTAGGGTGAATAAACGTTATTATTATCAAACAGTACTAAAATACCGTTTTGAGCCTAGACTTGAAGAAGCCTTACAAAAAATATTACAAGATAGTCAAGTAGATATTAGAAAAGGGTTACGTGTAAGTATTGACACGGAACCACAACACTTTATATAA
- the def gene encoding peptide deformylase produces MRKVVTYPNDVLTTPTQAVTHIRQDTIELLDDMYDIMLEEDGIGLAANQLGESVKIAIVELDDESGLIEMINPVILEEFGKEINVEGCLSFPDVYGTVERAETIKFWYVNREGVSTFDEASGYLARAIQHEIEHLNGGLFTDKIIDRLTPEELEAYMEDKEYD; encoded by the coding sequence ATGAGAAAAGTAGTGACCTACCCAAATGATGTATTAACAACACCTACACAAGCTGTGACACATATTAGACAAGACACAATTGAATTATTAGATGATATGTATGATATTATGCTTGAAGAAGATGGCATTGGTTTAGCTGCTAATCAACTGGGAGAATCTGTAAAAATTGCCATTGTTGAATTAGATGATGAGTCTGGTTTGATTGAGATGATTAATCCAGTGATTTTAGAAGAATTTGGTAAAGAGATTAATGTGGAAGGTTGCTTAAGCTTTCCAGATGTTTACGGGACAGTAGAAAGAGCTGAAACCATTAAATTTTGGTATGTGAATCGTGAAGGTGTATCAACTTTTGATGAGGCATCAGGTTACTTGGCTCGAGCTATTCAACATGAGATAGAGCATTTAAATGGTGGTTTATTTACTGATAAAATAATTGATCGCTTAACGCCAGAAGAGTTAGAAGCATATATGGAGGATAAAGAATATGACTAA
- the fmt gene encoding methionyl-tRNA formyltransferase, whose translation MTKVVFMGTPAFSVPILDGLVEAGYDVLAVVTQPDRPVGRKKILTAPPVKEAAVTHGLPVYQPEKIGGSMELDAIIALEADVIITAAFGQFLPEKLIQSPKFGAVNVHASLLPKYRGGAPVHYSIMKGDNETGVTIMEMVKKMDAGDILSQGAIPILPTDDVGSMFDKLSMLGRDLLLETLPRLIKGEITPLKQDESRVTYSPNITREEEKIDFNKTAEEIDWQVRGMRPWPVAYTIYHDTRWKLWDVSVVRDEVTSEAPGVIIKKDKQSLWISCGAGTVLSINRIQPAGKGQLSIVEFVNSVGQNVKVGNRLG comes from the coding sequence ATGACTAAAGTAGTATTTATGGGAACACCAGCATTTTCAGTACCGATTTTAGATGGTTTAGTAGAGGCAGGTTATGACGTATTAGCAGTTGTCACACAACCAGATCGCCCAGTAGGAAGAAAAAAAATATTAACAGCACCACCTGTTAAAGAAGCAGCTGTAACTCACGGATTACCTGTGTACCAACCAGAAAAAATTGGTGGGTCAATGGAACTAGACGCCATTATTGCACTAGAAGCAGATGTGATTATCACTGCCGCCTTTGGTCAGTTTTTACCGGAAAAATTAATTCAGTCTCCAAAATTTGGTGCAGTTAATGTCCATGCGTCACTTCTTCCTAAATACCGGGGGGGCGCACCTGTTCATTATTCGATTATGAAAGGTGATAATGAAACTGGAGTGACCATTATGGAAATGGTTAAAAAAATGGATGCTGGAGATATTTTATCTCAAGGAGCTATTCCGATTTTACCAACAGATGATGTGGGAAGTATGTTTGATAAATTAAGCATGTTAGGTCGTGATTTGTTACTTGAAACACTACCACGCTTAATTAAGGGAGAGATCACACCGCTCAAACAAGATGAGTCTCGTGTGACTTACTCGCCAAATATAACTCGTGAAGAGGAAAAAATTGATTTTAATAAAACTGCAGAAGAAATTGACTGGCAAGTCCGTGGTATGCGTCCTTGGCCTGTAGCCTATACAATTTATCATGATACGCGCTGGAAATTATGGGATGTGTCTGTGGTCCGTGATGAAGTGACTTCAGAAGCACCTGGTGTGATTATTAAAAAGGATAAACAGTCATTATGGATCTCTTGTGGAGCAGGGACTGTATTAAGTATCAATCGTATTCAACCAGCTGGTAAGGGTCAGTTAAGTATTGTTGAGTTTGTAAATAGTGTTGGACAAAATGTGAAAGTAGGCAACCGTCTTGGCTAA